AGATAACAGATGGGCTGACCAACACTCTCTTTATGTATGAAGCCGCGGGGCGAGCGCACATCTACTTCAACAACACGCAGATGTCCTCAAGCTTTGAAGAAAACGTCGCAGGCACAGGCATCGTCTGGGGCGACGCTGTCAGCGTCTTCTCGGTGCCATGGACGGGATATTCAAACGGCCTGCGACTTCAAGCTCAGACTTATGTGCTGAACGCGATGACTCCGGCGGATACTTATCCGACAGTGATCAGCACCGGCAACGTCATGAATAACACCAACTTCTATGGGAACGCTTACTCGTTTCATACCGGCGGGATGAACTCACTATTGGGAGACGGGTCTGTTCATTTCATTCGCGAGAATATTGACGCTGCAACGATGGAAAAATTAACGAATCCGACCGATGGCGACGTAGTGGGGGCCTTTCAATGAATCTCAGCCACATGAATATCAACCGGCGTTTTGCTGGGATCGTGATGAGTTTGTTGGTCGTGATCGGCTGCAATCGCGACTCTAGTTGGCAGGCGCGGACCTATCCTGTCACCGGCACGATCACGATCAACGACATCTCACCCCAAGACGCGGTGTTGATGCTTTACCCCACCGGAGAAAAGCTCGATATGCGGGATTCGAAGAGCTGGGGACTGGTCAAAGAAGATGGATCCTATGAGCTTTCAACCTATGGGTTAGGCGATGGCGCGCCCGCAAGCAGCTACGTAGTGACGCTAACCTGGCCGCAAGGGACGAGACTTTACCCCGTTGATCGTCTCGATGGCAAGTTCGCGAATCCGGACAATCCCGTGACTGAAATCCAAATTAAGCCCGGGCGAAACACGCTGCCGCCGATCACCCTTTCTAATGTCAAGATCTTGCCCACGCCTTTGAACAATGAGTTTTTTACTCCCGGTCTTCCCAGCAACTAAGGGCCGGGGTTTTTGTCCAATAATCCTCGATTGATTGAAAAATGAAAAAGTACCGAGTTCGATTTGGGCTGATGGTCCTGTGCATGGTTGTGCTGAATTGGGGCCAGCCCCCTATCTCATTCGCAAATGAGACGGAAAAGTCTGAACCAGTGGAAGCTGTCAGCATCGCCAACCGACTTTGGAAGATTCAAGGAGCGGCTTTCAAATACGAAGGTGCGACCCTCGAAGAAAAACAGGCGTCGCTTCGTAAGAACCTCGCCGTCGGCGTCGAAGCGATGAAACCATTATTGGAAGAGGACCTGTCTGTTGATGATCGACTGCAAGCGGCGGCGCTTCAGCTAAAGCTGCTGAAGCTGCTGATGAAAGCCGGCGAAGCGGAAAGATCCGTCGAATTAGAAGCGGCCCTCCAGGGGTTAGCCGCTTCGGACGAACCGCGACTCAGGACCTTGGGCGAAGAGTATGCGATTATGTTTTCATTAGACGGCGTCTCGACACTGGAGCCTGCCCTGCAGGTGAAGCGAATCGACGCAGCGATCGCCTATGTGCTGGGGCAAGCGCCGACGAAAAAATTGCTGCAATTCGCCGTGAACTGCGCGGCCTTCATCGAGCCGGCGACAGAGTATGGTCCGGCCGCCAAGGCGCACCAGAAACTTGCCGAGCATTTTCTCTCGGCCGACGACCCTGCCTTAGAGAAGGGGGGCAAGAAGTTTCAATTGACTGCGAAGCGTTTGAGCTTACCCGGCATGTCGATGGAATTGACGGGGACCACGATGGAAGGCAAATCGTTTGATGTGAAGCAACTGAAAGGCAAAGTCATTTTGGTCGACTTTTGGGCGACTTGGTGCGGACCATGTATCGCCGAATTTCCAAAAATGAAGGACCACTATGCAAAGTACCAATCGCATGGCTTCGAAATTGTCGGCGTGAGCATTGATGAGAATCGTGAACATCTCCAGCATTTTTTGGACAAGAACGAAATTCCTTGGATCATCCTGCACGAAGAAGGGGACGAAGAGAAGCAAGGATGGAAGCACCCAGTCGCCAAACAGTACGGCATTAGCGCTGTTCCTTGCATGATCTTGATCGACGCCGATGGGAATGTCATCACGACACAAGCTCGCGGCGAAGAGCTGGAGCGGCGATTGGAGTCGCTCTTCCCAGGCGTAGAATCGAGTGAGTCGTAAAGTCGATCGTTGAAATATCACAGCCAAGCGATTAGCAGGTATGTTTGCCGTTTGGCTGTTTTTCTTTTCTTCGCAGAGTAGAGCGCTAGCTCGCGTTTCTTAAGCGCGCCAGTAGTACGGCGGCGCGTCTTGCCCGGCAAAGTCTAAATACTCGGATCCGTTGGTTGGCTGCGGTTCGGTCGTGGCGCAATCTGCGGCGGTCAACGGTCGCCAATCAGCGCAGCGGCGATAGGTTTCGACCATTTGTTGGTCAAGGGGAAACTTTTTCAGCACC
The nucleotide sequence above comes from Blastopirellula sp. J2-11. Encoded proteins:
- a CDS encoding TlpA family protein disulfide reductase — protein: MEAVSIANRLWKIQGAAFKYEGATLEEKQASLRKNLAVGVEAMKPLLEEDLSVDDRLQAAALQLKLLKLLMKAGEAERSVELEAALQGLAASDEPRLRTLGEEYAIMFSLDGVSTLEPALQVKRIDAAIAYVLGQAPTKKLLQFAVNCAAFIEPATEYGPAAKAHQKLAEHFLSADDPALEKGGKKFQLTAKRLSLPGMSMELTGTTMEGKSFDVKQLKGKVILVDFWATWCGPCIAEFPKMKDHYAKYQSHGFEIVGVSIDENREHLQHFLDKNEIPWIILHEEGDEEKQGWKHPVAKQYGISAVPCMILIDADGNVITTQARGEELERRLESLFPGVESSES
- a CDS encoding CPCC family cysteine-rich protein — encoded protein: MPYPCPACGFEVFDDPTGSYEICPVCGWEDDPVQLRFPQLPYGSNEGSLWLWQEAVLKKFPLDQQMVETYRRCADWRPLTAADCATTEPQPTNGSEYLDFAGQDAPPYYWRA